TATATCCTGTTGCTAAAGGGGTCGCCTTGTCTTCTTTGCCCCAAAAGATAGTGGCCTTTTTTGTGCAGTTTGCATAAATAGGTTCAAAATCTTCTTGAACGACGTTTTTAAAGATTGCATACATTGCTTCATTGAGGTTATTTGCATCAGCACTTCTGAAAATTTTGGTTTTGAGTTTTAAAATTTTAAATATTTTTGCGAGTATGATTTTTATCTTAACCTTAAGGGGTTTAGGCACAAGTATTCCAGATGAGCTTAGAAGTATGATTTCATCATTTTGACACAATAAAGCCAGCTTTCCTCCGAAACTATGCCCGACTATTAAATCTGCCTTTATGCTGAGTGAGCGTAGAAATGAATCAATGATGTGTGCATATTCATCAGTAGAGATAATGATGGAATTTGGCGAGTTTCCAAATCCAGGAAGATCAATATAGCAATGATTAAATTCTGTGAAAACATCTTTAAAAGCAGACTCCATCAATTCTTTATTGCTTCCCCAGCCGTGTAAAAAAATGATATTTTTTTTTGCTTGGCGATTATAAAAAGTATAGGCAATTTCAAATGTGTTGTTTTGATAAATAATGGATCTTTTTGCCATTATTTACCTTTGACTCTTTGAATTTTTTCAATGTATTTGTAAGAAATTTTAATGGGTTCTTTTGTAGGTAGGTGCATACCGAGATTTTCAAGCGTATTTACAAAATCATCAAAGAGATAGTTGGCCATACTGCCAGGAATCGGATTGATTTCGTTGAGATAGATTTCATTCTCAATGACAAAAAAATCACATCGAATGAGTGCGCCTTCAAATTTGTCGCAATAGATTTTTTTAAAAGCTTCTTTGATTCTTTCTTCGAGATCTTTGGGAATGTCGGCTTTAAGAACTTGTTCAGTTCGCGCAAAATCAAGGTATTTGTTTTCAAAATCCAACAAATCTTTTTTGCTTGGTTCTTCAATAATAGAAAAAACATATTCATTATCAGCATTATTGCCTTCTGCGATTTTACATCCTGCAAGATTATATTCTTTTACACCCTTAATAAAAGGTTCTATCAAGGCTTCTTTATCAAATTCAAAAGCACTATCAATAGCATAATCGATTTCATCGGGAGAATCAATGACTGAAACACCAATCGAGCTTCCAAGCCTGTTGGGTTTAATAATCATTGGGAAATCATTCCCGATATCTCTAGGAGTGTGTTTTCGTAATACTTTGAAAGGAAGTGTTTTTACATCTCTTTCTTTGGCGTATAGTTTTGTAAGGTATTTATTGAAGCTTAAGACACACGCTTCAATTCTTGGACCGATGAAAGGTATTTTGTAAAATTCTAAAAGAGAAGCTATTGTCCCATCTTCTCCATCTGCGCCGTGAATCAGGTTGATGAGCACTTCTGTTGGAACGGGTTTGCTTCCAAAAAGTGAATGGATGTAAAAACCACCTAATTTCATTTCAATTTGTGCGCACTTCTTATATTCCTGTGAGGAAAAAAAGTTTGATTTCATATTGTGTGCAGGTATCAGGTAGAAACGATGAGAGGCATCAGCGAAAATAAAATGTTCGATTTTATCCTCCAAGACTTTTTTGAGTGATATAGCACTCACGATGCTGATTTCGTGCTCCCAGCTGACGCCTCCAAACAGAATACTGAATTTCAATTTTATCTCCTAATTGGCTTGATCTTTTTTCAAAGGCTTTTTTGGCGGTTTGAGTTTATCTAAAAATTACTTAATTTATAACAGCACTTGGTTTGTTCAGATATTGCTTGCTACCTTATCAAACATTTACTTTTTATCTTCATTTTGAAAATATGAAATATATTTCTCATTTATCTTGTTTTGTTAGGAAAAAAGATATAAAGTATCTCTTGCGGAATTCAGATTTTAAAGCTTTGATACAGAACAACCAAAAATAACACGAGGAACGTAATATGCAAAAATCAGACAAAGGCGACAACCAGCTGTTTAAACAAATTTCAACTCGATTAGAGAGACTTTCTAAATTAGATGCACACAATCCCAATAAAAATTTAGATGAAGAATTTCATAAAAAAGGCATAGATAGAAGAGATTTTATGAAATGGGCATCGGCAATGACGGCTACATTAGCTCTTCCAGCAAGTTTTGCTCCCTTGACTGCCAAGGCAGCTGAAATTGCCAATAGGCTTCCTGTAATTTGGTTGCATATGGCAGAATGTACCGGTTGTAGCGAAAGTTTATTGCGGACTGAAGACCCAAGTATTGATAGTATTATTTTTGATTATATCAATCTTGAATATCACGAAACAATTATGGCTGCAGCGGGTTATCAAGCTGAGCAGAATTTGGAAAATGCTATCAATAAACATAAGGGCAATTATATTTTGATGGTTGAAGGGGGGATTCCTCAAGGCACAGAATATTTTTTAACCATCGGTGCAGAAGGAGATACAGGAGCAGAAAAATGTAGGCACGCTGCAGAGGGTGCTGCTGCGATATTTGCCATTGGTACTTGCTCAAGTTTTGGAGGCGTACAGGCGGCATATCCTAATCCTTCCAATGCGAAGCCTTTAAGTAAAATCATCAATAAGCCCATTATCAACGTTCCTGGTTGTCCTCCGAGTGAAAAAAATATTGTCGGAAATGTGATGTATTTTATTATGTTTGGAACTTTGCCAGCACTCGATGCTTACAATCGACCCACTTGGGCATATGGGCATAGGATTCACGACTTGTGCGAAAGAAGAGGGCATTTTGATGCTGGTGAATTTGTGCAACAATTTGGAGATCAAAACGCACAGAATGGGTATTGTCTTTATAAAATGGGTTGCAAAGGACCTTATACATTCAATAACTGCTCCAAGCTTCGCTTTAACTCCCATACAAGTTGGCCTATACAGGCAGGTCACGGTTGCATAGGTTGTTCAGAGCCAAATTTTTGGGATACAATGAGTCCTTTTGAAGAACCCATTGGTAATAAAATGTTTCATACCGCCTATGATGGTATCGGAGCAGATAAAACTGCCAATACAATTGGAACTGTGATTTTAGCAGCAACTGCAGTCGGTATTGCCGCTCACGCGGTAGTTTCAAGCCTCGTAAAAAATAAAGACGAACAATAAGGGAGAAATAAAATGACAAAACGAATTGTAGTAGATCCGATCACAAGAATAGAGGGGCATTTAAGGATTGAAGTGATTGTTGATGAAAATAATGTGATTCAAGATGCATTTTCTTCTTCCACTCTTTTTAGGGGACTTGAGACAATTATTAAAAATCGTGATCCTAGAGATGCTGGCTTTATTGCCCAGAGGATTTGCGGGGTTTGTACTTATTCTCACTACAAAGCCGGTATTACAGCTGTTGAAAATGCTTTGGGAATCACACCGCCATTGAATGCACTTCTTGTTAGAAGTTTGATGAATATTGCTTTATTTTTACACGATCACGTCGTGCATTTTTATACTCTTCACGGACTTGATTGGTGTGATATTACTTCTGCACTTAAAGCAGATCCAGCAAAAGCTGCTAAAATTGCTTTTAAATATACTGATTATCCATTAGCTGTAGGAGAAGATGAGCTTAAAGCTGTACAAAAAAGAGTGACTGATTTTGTAAAACAAGGCGCTTTGGGACCTTTTAACAATGGTTATTGGGGGCATAAGACTTATCATTTTTCACCTGAACAAAATTTAATTGTCCTCTCCCATTATCTCAAGCTTTTAGAAATTCAAAGAGAAGCAGCAAAAATGACAGCTATTTTTGGAGCTAAACAACCCCATCCACAAAGTTTAACCGTTGGGGGCGTTACTTCTGTGATGGATATATTAGATCCAAGTCGTTTGGCAGAATGGAAGTTCAAATTTGAAAAAGTCAAAGATTTTGTGGATCGAGCTTATTATCCTGATCTTGTGATGGCAGGAATCATCTTTAAAGATGAGCAATCTGTAACCAAAGGGTGTGGTCTTAGGAATTTTATTGCTTATGAGGAAATTTTACTTGCTAAGGATAAGAATCTTTTAAGCACAGGAGTTGTTTTAAATGGTGATCTAAGCAAAGTACATCCGATTGATGAGAATTTAATCAAAGAAGAAGTTACCCATTCGTGGTATCAATACGAAAATACCAAAGAGATAGAACTCCAACCTTATGATGGACAAACAAATCCTAAATATACAGGCTTTAAAGAAGGTCAAAGTATCGGTCCTGAAGGCAAGCCTATCAATACAAAACTGCTTGATTTGAAAGGAAAATATTCTTGGATCAAATCTCCAAGATACAATGGGGTGCCTATGGAGGTTGGACCTTTAGCTTCAGTCGTGGTTGGTCTTGCATCAAAAAATCCTTATATTACAGAAGTTGCCACAAAGTTCCTAAAAGATACAGGCTTGCCTCTAGAAGCACTTTTTAGCACACTTGGAAGAACAGCAGCTAGATGCATTGAAGCCAAAGTGATTGTTGATAATGGATTAAAAACCTTAGATTCTTTGATAGAAAATCTAAAATCTGATAAACAAACTTGTGCTCCTTATGTTATCGATAAAGATAAGGAATACAAGGGAAGATATATCGGTCAAGTCCCTAGGGGAATGCTTAGCCATTGGGTAAGGATAAAAAATGGTGTTGTAGAAAATTATCAGGCCGTAGTTCCTTCAACTTGGAATGCTGGACCAAGAGATGCTAAAGGTCAGAAAGGACCATATGAAATGAGTCTTATCGGGACAAAAGTTGCAGATATTACCAAACCTTTAGAAATCATCCGAACAATCCACTCTTTCGATCCTTGCATAGCTTGTTCGGTTCATATGATGGATGTGAAAGGCAATAAAATCGGCGAATACAAAGTAGATCCTGCATTCGCAAGAATCTAGGAGGAAAAAATGAAAAATTCATCTTGTGAAGACAAAAGAGAGTTTCAAGCATATAAAGAGTTTTCTGGACTTACTAGGATATTCCATTGGATCAGGGCTTTTTCAATTTTTGGGCTTATTTTTACGGGTTTTTATATCGCATTCCCGTTTTTACAGCCCGAACCCAGCCCGCAACCGACAAATTTTTTGCAAGCTTATGTAAGAAGTTGGCATTTATTTTTGGGTTTTGCACTCATTGGGGTATCTATTTTTAGGGTTTATCTATTTATTTTTGATAAGACCAGCCATCCTGAAAGGATTTCATTTTTACAATGCCTTTCACCTCGTGTTTGGATTGATCAGATTAAAGCTTATCTTTTGGTAGGAAAACATCCCCATATTGAAGGGGCTTATAATCCTTTGCAATTTGTGACTTATTTTATTTTGGCTGTACTTGTTTTAATCATCTCATTAACTGGTGTGGTTTTATACTATAATGTTTATCATAATGGATTGGGTGCTGTTCTTGAAATCTGTTTCAAATGGTTTGAGGTTTTATGCGGGGGACTTGCAAATATCAGAATGATTCATCATATTGTAACGTGGGCTTTTATCATTTTTATTCCCGTTCATATTTATATGGTTGTTTGGAATTCTTTAAGAT
The DNA window shown above is from Helicobacter sp. 12S02232-10 and carries:
- a CDS encoding alpha/beta hydrolase is translated as MAKRSIIYQNNTFEIAYTFYNRQAKKNIIFLHGWGSNKELMESAFKDVFTEFNHCYIDLPGFGNSPNSIIISTDEYAHIIDSFLRSLSIKADLIVGHSFGGKLALLCQNDEIILLSSSGILVPKPLKVKIKIILAKIFKILKLKTKIFRSADANNLNEAMYAIFKNVVQEDFEPIYANCTKKATIFWGKEDKATPLATGYKISKLIAKNRFFILDGDHYFFLKQGKIIDEKYHSRNLDDQNA
- a CDS encoding D-alanine--D-alanine ligase; the encoded protein is MKFSILFGGVSWEHEISIVSAISLKKVLEDKIEHFIFADASHRFYLIPAHNMKSNFFSSQEYKKCAQIEMKLGGFYIHSLFGSKPVPTEVLINLIHGADGEDGTIASLLEFYKIPFIGPRIEACVLSFNKYLTKLYAKERDVKTLPFKVLRKHTPRDIGNDFPMIIKPNRLGSSIGVSVIDSPDEIDYAIDSAFEFDKEALIEPFIKGVKEYNLAGCKIAEGNNADNEYVFSIIEEPSKKDLLDFENKYLDFARTEQVLKADIPKDLEERIKEAFKKIYCDKFEGALIRCDFFVIENEIYLNEINPIPGSMANYLFDDFVNTLENLGMHLPTKEPIKISYKYIEKIQRVKGK
- a CDS encoding hydrogenase small subunit, producing the protein MQKSDKGDNQLFKQISTRLERLSKLDAHNPNKNLDEEFHKKGIDRRDFMKWASAMTATLALPASFAPLTAKAAEIANRLPVIWLHMAECTGCSESLLRTEDPSIDSIIFDYINLEYHETIMAAAGYQAEQNLENAINKHKGNYILMVEGGIPQGTEYFLTIGAEGDTGAEKCRHAAEGAAAIFAIGTCSSFGGVQAAYPNPSNAKPLSKIINKPIINVPGCPPSEKNIVGNVMYFIMFGTLPALDAYNRPTWAYGHRIHDLCERRGHFDAGEFVQQFGDQNAQNGYCLYKMGCKGPYTFNNCSKLRFNSHTSWPIQAGHGCIGCSEPNFWDTMSPFEEPIGNKMFHTAYDGIGADKTANTIGTVILAATAVGIAAHAVVSSLVKNKDEQ
- a CDS encoding nickel-dependent hydrogenase large subunit; this translates as MTKRIVVDPITRIEGHLRIEVIVDENNVIQDAFSSSTLFRGLETIIKNRDPRDAGFIAQRICGVCTYSHYKAGITAVENALGITPPLNALLVRSLMNIALFLHDHVVHFYTLHGLDWCDITSALKADPAKAAKIAFKYTDYPLAVGEDELKAVQKRVTDFVKQGALGPFNNGYWGHKTYHFSPEQNLIVLSHYLKLLEIQREAAKMTAIFGAKQPHPQSLTVGGVTSVMDILDPSRLAEWKFKFEKVKDFVDRAYYPDLVMAGIIFKDEQSVTKGCGLRNFIAYEEILLAKDKNLLSTGVVLNGDLSKVHPIDENLIKEEVTHSWYQYENTKEIELQPYDGQTNPKYTGFKEGQSIGPEGKPINTKLLDLKGKYSWIKSPRYNGVPMEVGPLASVVVGLASKNPYITEVATKFLKDTGLPLEALFSTLGRTAARCIEAKVIVDNGLKTLDSLIENLKSDKQTCAPYVIDKDKEYKGRYIGQVPRGMLSHWVRIKNGVVENYQAVVPSTWNAGPRDAKGQKGPYEMSLIGTKVADITKPLEIIRTIHSFDPCIACSVHMMDVKGNKIGEYKVDPAFARI
- the cybH gene encoding Ni/Fe-hydrogenase, b-type cytochrome subunit, encoding MKNSSCEDKREFQAYKEFSGLTRIFHWIRAFSIFGLIFTGFYIAFPFLQPEPSPQPTNFLQAYVRSWHLFLGFALIGVSIFRVYLFIFDKTSHPERISFLQCLSPRVWIDQIKAYLLVGKHPHIEGAYNPLQFVTYFILAVLVLIISLTGVVLYYNVYHNGLGAVLEICFKWFEVLCGGLANIRMIHHIVTWAFIIFIPVHIYMVVWNSLRYPNGGADAMISGLRYKKDLKV